In Bacteroidia bacterium, a single window of DNA contains:
- the ndhC gene encoding NADH-quinone oxidoreductase subunit A, protein MTKILNTFFAGSDKVTIFGTLIPSSMEISQVSEFGKILIFIIGGIVFVAAGMLTASLIAPKRPNPEKLTSYECGEEAVGSSWVQFNMRFYVVALIFIIFDVEILFIVPWAVIFSNKDLVANVPNWTPIVVGEMFFFISVLFLGLVYAWVKGDLSWVKPQILEPEVDVKIPRSVYDKINQKTYKPQPFTPPVRKTPVVETVSETVSTPTDTPQTNTEPSSNDNATTTTTKAPIRRKPIIKKEGE, encoded by the coding sequence TTGACAAAAATATTGAACACTTTCTTTGCAGGTTCAGATAAAGTAACTATTTTTGGAACGTTAATACCAAGCAGTATGGAAATTTCACAAGTATCTGAATTTGGAAAAATTTTGATTTTTATCATTGGCGGAATTGTATTTGTGGCCGCAGGCATGCTTACAGCCAGCTTAATTGCCCCTAAACGACCTAACCCTGAAAAGCTTACTTCTTATGAGTGCGGAGAGGAAGCCGTAGGCAGCTCTTGGGTACAGTTCAATATGCGATTTTATGTAGTTGCCCTTATTTTCATCATTTTTGATGTAGAGATACTTTTTATAGTACCTTGGGCGGTCATATTTAGTAATAAAGACTTGGTTGCAAACGTACCTAATTGGACGCCCATAGTAGTAGGCGAAATGTTTTTCTTCATAAGCGTACTCTTTTTGGGCTTAGTCTATGCTTGGGTAAAAGGGGATTTATCTTGGGTAAAACCTCAAATTTTAGAACCCGAAGTGGATGTCAAAATTCCACGCTCTGTATATGACAAAATCAATCAAAAAACCTATAAGCCCCAACCTTTCACGCCACCTGTAAGAAAAACACCTGTGGTAGAAACCGTTTCAGAAACAGTAAGTACGCCCACAGATACTCCACAAACCAACACTGAGCCTTCATCTAATGACAATGCTACTACTACCACAACCAAAGCACCCATACGCCGCAAACCAATTATCAAAAAAGAAGGTGAATAA